One window of Bacteroides sp. AN502(2024) genomic DNA carries:
- a CDS encoding occludin, whose amino-acid sequence MKKLILFLSLILSVGFASAQSEIPSDSIRRAPSANIKEFGGFLLDMGLMNVATPQLPQFKLDIPDMTKDYNQLFRLNRDITYSQGFTDSFSSSSHSGFSSFGYGYGWGLSSSPQFMQMGSFKLKNGMRINTYGDYNKDGWRVPNRSAMPWERNNFRGAFELKSANGNFGIRIEVQQGRNAPY is encoded by the coding sequence ATGAAAAAACTGATTCTATTTCTTTCGCTGATATTATCGGTCGGTTTTGCATCCGCACAGTCGGAAATACCTTCCGATAGCATTCGTCGTGCTCCATCTGCCAATATCAAAGAGTTTGGCGGTTTTCTATTGGATATGGGGTTAATGAACGTAGCCACTCCCCAGCTTCCCCAATTTAAATTAGATATACCTGATATGACGAAAGATTATAATCAGCTCTTTCGTTTGAATAGGGATATTACCTATTCTCAAGGATTCACAGACTCTTTTTCTTCGTCCTCTCACTCCGGGTTTTCCAGTTTTGGATACGGATATGGCTGGGGATTATCTTCTTCTCCTCAGTTTATGCAGATGGGATCTTTCAAACTGAAAAACGGAATGAGAATCAATACCTATGGAGATTACAACAAGGATGGCTGGCGAGTGCCTAATCGCAGCGCCATGCCTTGGGAAAGGAACAATTTCCGAGGAGCATTCGAACTGAAATCTGCTAATGGTAATTTCGGAATACGGATTGAGGTGCAGCAAGGAAGAAATGCTCCTTATTAA
- a CDS encoding SDR family oxidoreductase: MKALFIGGTGTISTDVVTLAQQRGWEITLLNRGSKKMPAGIRSIIADINDEETVAKAIAFEHYDVVAQFIGYTAEDVKRDIRLFQNKTRQYIFISSASAYQKPSTDYRITESTPLVNPYWQYSRNKIEAEEALMAAYRTSGFPVTIVRPSHTYNGTKSPVAIHGDKGNWQILKRILDGKPVIIPGDGSSLWTLTHSKDFAKGYVGLMANPHAIGNAFHITSDESMTWNQIYQTIADALGKPLNALHVASDFLAKHSDHYDFRGELLGDKATTVVFDNSKIKRIVPDFICHISMMEGLWQAVRYMLSHPETQTPDPAFDAWCDRIAHAISAADKAF, translated from the coding sequence ATGAAAGCATTATTTATTGGAGGAACGGGTACTATCAGTACAGATGTAGTTACATTGGCACAACAGAGAGGGTGGGAGATTACCTTACTTAATCGCGGTTCGAAAAAGATGCCGGCAGGAATTCGTAGCATCATTGCGGATATTAATGATGAAGAAACTGTAGCAAAAGCCATTGCGTTTGAACATTATGATGTGGTTGCACAGTTTATCGGCTATACGGCAGAAGACGTAAAGCGTGATATTCGCCTGTTTCAGAATAAAACTCGGCAATACATCTTTATCAGCAGTGCCTCTGCCTATCAAAAGCCATCGACTGATTATCGTATTACCGAAAGCACCCCTTTGGTTAATCCCTACTGGCAGTATTCCAGAAACAAGATAGAAGCGGAAGAAGCATTGATGGCAGCCTATCGGACAAGTGGTTTTCCGGTGACTATCGTTCGTCCCAGCCATACCTACAATGGAACCAAATCTCCTGTAGCCATACATGGTGATAAGGGAAACTGGCAGATTCTCAAACGGATTCTTGACGGCAAACCTGTTATTATTCCCGGTGACGGATCCTCTTTGTGGACTCTGACTCACTCCAAAGATTTTGCCAAAGGCTATGTCGGACTGATGGCAAATCCACATGCCATTGGGAACGCTTTTCATATCACTAGCGATGAAAGTATGACCTGGAATCAGATTTACCAGACAATTGCCGATGCGTTAGGCAAACCATTGAACGCATTGCACGTAGCATCCGATTTCCTTGCCAAACATAGCGATCATTATGATTTCAGGGGGGAACTCTTAGGAGATAAAGCGACTACGGTTGTCTTTGATAATTCGAAGATAAAGCGGATTGTTCCGGATTTTATATGCCATATTTCCATGATGGAGGGATTGTGGCAAGCTGTACGCTATATGCTTTCCCATCCGGAAACCCAAACACCCGATCCGGCATTTGATGCGTGGTGTGACCGTATAGCCCATGCAATCAGTGCGGCAGATAAAGCCTTCTGA
- a CDS encoding helix-turn-helix domain-containing protein — MENNPELQLAWQFIENTGTHLFLTGKAGTGKTTFLRRLKEHTPKRMVILAPTGIAAINAGGVTIHSFFQLSFAPFVPETTFNSSQTHYRYSKEKRNIIRSMDLLVIDEISMVRADLLDAVDATLRRYRDREKPFGGVQLLMIGDLQQLAPVVKDNEWELLRKHYETPYFFASHALKETVYVTIELKKVYRQSDTFFLSLLNKIRENKADDEVLNELNRRYQPSFQPQKEEGYIRLTTHNYQAQRVNDRELASLPGKAYNFSAEIEGDFPEYSYPADRLLTIKEGAQIMFLKNDPSSEKRYYNGMIGEVAVVNESGIVVRGKGDSSEFQLLPEEWGNYKYVLNEETKEITEVIEGTFRQYPIRLAWAITIHKSQGLTFERAIIDARNSFAHGQTYVALSRCKSLEGIVLESPLRREAIISDATVDHFTQTVEQNKPDSRQLNDMQKAYFFDLLSDLFNFYSIDQAYKRLLRLIDEDLYKLFPRQLAEYKALAPHVKEKIVEVSQRFRNQYTRLIQEREDYATNQELQERIRSGAGYFHKELEPVRALYNKTNMPLDNKGLRKLLAERMQALDDALWIKESLLKAVSARGKFAVTDYLKLKAKVMLSLEDDSTSSGSSKALKEKKDPKERKGLARGAEKAKVEVPTDILHPELYRALSEWRAAKTRETNLPAYVIMRQKALMGIVNLLPDSPKALEAIPYFGAKGAEKYGLEILGIIRKYIADNQCERSEKEKKKEAKKDTKLISYEMFRQGMNIDEIAKARDLVAGTIAGHLEHYVRLGKIKVEQVVKAENIAKIRKYLDEHEYMGIFAIKVALGDDVSYADIKFVLAASRH; from the coding sequence ATGGAAAATAATCCGGAGCTGCAACTTGCTTGGCAGTTTATTGAAAATACAGGCACACATTTATTTCTTACCGGAAAAGCAGGAACCGGGAAAACGACATTTCTTAGGCGATTGAAAGAACATACTCCCAAGCGCATGGTCATTTTGGCTCCGACAGGGATTGCAGCCATCAATGCGGGAGGTGTAACGATTCATTCTTTTTTTCAGTTGTCTTTTGCTCCTTTTGTGCCCGAAACCACCTTTAATTCTTCCCAGACACATTATCGTTATAGTAAAGAAAAGCGGAATATTATCCGTAGTATGGATTTGCTGGTTATTGATGAGATCAGTATGGTACGTGCTGATTTGCTGGATGCGGTGGATGCAACTCTGCGGAGATATCGCGATAGAGAGAAACCATTTGGTGGGGTGCAACTGTTGATGATTGGAGATTTGCAACAGCTGGCGCCTGTCGTGAAGGATAATGAGTGGGAGTTGTTGAGAAAACATTATGAGACTCCTTATTTCTTTGCAAGTCATGCCTTGAAAGAGACAGTATATGTGACGATTGAACTCAAGAAAGTATATCGTCAGAGTGACACGTTCTTCCTTTCTTTATTAAACAAAATCCGGGAGAATAAGGCGGATGATGAAGTGCTGAATGAACTGAACCGTCGTTATCAGCCCAGTTTCCAACCACAAAAAGAAGAAGGATATATTCGTCTGACGACGCATAATTATCAGGCGCAGAGGGTTAATGATCGGGAACTGGCATCGTTGCCCGGTAAGGCATATAATTTTAGTGCCGAGATTGAGGGGGATTTTCCTGAATATTCGTATCCTGCGGATAGACTTCTGACAATTAAGGAAGGAGCACAGATAATGTTTCTGAAGAATGATCCATCGTCCGAGAAACGATATTATAATGGTATGATTGGTGAGGTGGCAGTGGTTAATGAATCGGGTATTGTGGTGCGTGGTAAAGGGGATAGCTCCGAGTTTCAGTTGTTGCCGGAAGAGTGGGGGAATTATAAGTATGTATTGAATGAGGAGACGAAGGAAATCACTGAAGTGATAGAAGGGACGTTCCGTCAGTATCCTATTCGTCTGGCATGGGCTATTACGATACATAAGAGTCAGGGCTTGACATTTGAGCGTGCCATTATTGATGCGCGGAATTCCTTTGCACATGGGCAAACTTATGTGGCTTTGAGTCGTTGCAAGTCGCTGGAAGGCATAGTGTTGGAATCTCCTTTGCGCAGGGAAGCCATAATAAGTGATGCTACGGTGGATCATTTCACTCAAACGGTGGAGCAGAACAAGCCGGACAGTCGTCAGTTGAACGATATGCAAAAGGCGTATTTCTTTGATTTGTTGAGTGATTTGTTTAATTTCTATTCGATCGATCAGGCCTATAAACGATTGCTTCGTCTTATAGATGAAGATTTGTATAAGCTCTTTCCGAGGCAGTTGGCTGAATATAAGGCGTTGGCTCCCCATGTTAAAGAGAAGATTGTAGAGGTATCTCAACGTTTCCGCAATCAGTATACCCGGTTGATACAGGAGAGGGAGGATTATGCGACGAATCAGGAATTACAGGAGCGGATTCGTTCCGGTGCCGGGTATTTTCATAAGGAGTTGGAACCGGTTCGTGCTTTGTACAATAAGACTAACATGCCTCTTGATAATAAAGGGTTAAGAAAGCTGTTGGCAGAACGTATGCAGGCGTTGGATGATGCGTTGTGGATTAAAGAATCTTTGTTGAAAGCTGTGTCTGCGAGAGGGAAGTTTGCTGTCACGGATTATTTGAAGTTGAAGGCTAAAGTAATGTTGAGCCTTGAAGATGATTCTACCTCTTCCGGTTCTTCGAAAGCTTTGAAGGAGAAGAAAGACCCCAAGGAGCGGAAAGGGCTGGCACGGGGTGCTGAAAAGGCAAAGGTGGAGGTTCCTACGGATATTCTGCATCCGGAGCTTTACCGTGCCTTGTCTGAATGGAGAGCTGCCAAAACACGTGAGACAAATCTTCCTGCTTATGTTATTATGCGACAGAAGGCATTGATGGGAATTGTGAATCTGCTACCCGATAGTCCAAAAGCTTTGGAGGCGATACCTTATTTTGGGGCAAAGGGAGCGGAGAAATACGGACTTGAAATCTTAGGCATTATTCGAAAGTATATAGCTGATAATCAATGTGAAAGGTCGGAGAAGGAGAAGAAGAAGGAGGCGAAGAAAGATACGAAGTTGATTAGCTATGAAATGTTCCGTCAGGGAATGAATATAGATGAAATAGCCAAGGCTCGCGATTTGGTAGCAGGAACGATTGCCGGACATCTGGAGCATTACGTCCGTTTGGGAAAGATCAAAGTGGAGCAGGTGGTGAAAGCTGAAAATATAGCAAAGATCCGCAAGTATTTGGATGAACATGAATACATGGGAATATTCGCTATTAAGGTAGCATTAGGAGACGATGTCTCCTATGCTGATATAAAGTTTGTATTGGCTGCTTCCAGGCATTGA
- a CDS encoding F0F1 ATP synthase subunit gamma yields MASLKEVKTRINSVKSTQKITSAMKMVASAKLHKAQGAIENMLPYQKKLNKILTNFLSSDLSVESPYVQEREVKRVAIVVFSSNTSLCGAFNANVIKMMMQIIEEFQTLGQDNILIFPVGKKVDEAAKRMGFKTQEVSPTLSDKPTYREAAELAHQLMDMYVAGEVDRVEIIYHHFKSMGMQILLRETYLPINLTNVVGEEDRNKEGSRGEEDIQENEITNDYIIEPNAEELIASLIPTVLNQKIFTASVDSNASEHAARTLAMQVATDNANELIQDLTKQYNKSRQQAITNELLDIVGGSMK; encoded by the coding sequence ATGGCTTCACTGAAAGAAGTAAAAACCAGAATAAATTCGGTAAAGAGTACCCAAAAAATCACTTCAGCAATGAAGATGGTGGCTTCTGCCAAATTACACAAGGCACAAGGAGCCATTGAGAACATGCTACCTTATCAGAAGAAGTTGAACAAAATTCTGACTAACTTCCTAAGCTCGGACCTGTCCGTTGAATCTCCTTATGTGCAGGAGCGGGAAGTGAAGCGTGTGGCAATCGTTGTTTTTTCTTCGAACACTTCTCTTTGTGGGGCTTTCAATGCTAATGTCATCAAAATGATGATGCAGATTATCGAGGAATTCCAAACTTTAGGACAGGATAATATATTGATATTCCCGGTAGGTAAGAAGGTCGATGAAGCTGCCAAAAGGATGGGATTCAAAACGCAGGAGGTTTCTCCGACGCTCTCCGACAAACCGACGTATCGGGAGGCTGCTGAACTGGCACACCAACTGATGGATATGTATGTAGCAGGGGAAGTGGACCGTGTGGAAATAATCTATCATCACTTCAAATCAATGGGGATGCAGATTCTTCTCCGTGAGACGTATCTTCCGATTAATCTGACGAACGTGGTGGGTGAAGAGGATAGAAACAAGGAGGGAAGCAGAGGTGAGGAAGATATACAGGAGAACGAAATTACTAATGATTATATCATCGAACCAAACGCGGAAGAATTGATCGCCAGTTTAATCCCAACTGTATTGAACCAGAAGATCTTTACCGCCTCTGTCGATTCCAATGCATCGGAACATGCTGCACGTACGCTCGCTATGCAAGTGGCTACGGACAATGCAAACGAGCTGATTCAAGATTTGACAAAGCAGTATAATAAGAGTCGTCAGCAGGCGATTACAAATGAATTGCTGGATATTGTGGGAGGCTCCATGAAGTAA
- the atpA gene encoding F0F1 ATP synthase subunit alpha: MSENIKVSEVSDILRKQLEGINANVQLDEMGTVLQVSDGVVRIYGLRNAEANELLEFDNGIKAIVMNLEEDNVGAVLLGPTDKIKEGFVVKRTKRIASIRVGESMLGRVIDPLGEPLDGKGLIGGQLYDMPLERKAPGVIYRQPVNQPLQTGLKAVDAMIPIGRGQRELIIGDRQTGKTSIAIDTIINQRSNFLAGDPVYCIYVAVGQKGSTVASIVNMLREYGALDYTIVVAATAGDPAALQYYAPFAGAAIGEYFRDTGRHALVVYDDLSKQAVAYREVSLILRRPSGREAYPGDIFYLHSRLLERAAKIISQEEVAREMNDLPESLKGIVKGGGSLTALPIIETQAGDVSAYIPTNVISITDGQIFLETDLFNQGTRPAINVGISVSRVGGNAQIKAMKKVAGTLKIDQAQYRELEAFSKFSSDMDPITALTIDKGRKNSRLLIQPQYSPMPVEQQIAILYCGTHGLLHDIPLDKVQHFERSFIESLQLNHQEDVLDVLKTGVIDDKVTRGIEETAAMVAKQWI; encoded by the coding sequence ATGTCTGAAAATATAAAAGTAAGCGAAGTATCTGATATATTGCGCAAGCAGCTCGAAGGAATCAACGCCAATGTGCAACTTGACGAAATGGGTACGGTGCTCCAGGTGAGCGACGGTGTAGTGCGTATCTATGGATTGCGGAATGCCGAAGCCAATGAATTGCTGGAGTTTGACAATGGTATCAAAGCAATCGTGATGAACCTCGAAGAGGATAACGTGGGAGCTGTGCTGTTGGGACCGACGGACAAGATTAAGGAGGGATTCGTCGTAAAGCGTACCAAACGTATCGCCTCTATCCGTGTGGGAGAGAGTATGCTGGGACGTGTGATCGACCCGTTGGGTGAACCGCTCGATGGTAAAGGACTGATTGGCGGCCAATTGTATGATATGCCATTGGAGCGGAAAGCTCCGGGGGTAATTTACCGTCAGCCTGTGAACCAACCGCTGCAAACCGGACTGAAGGCGGTAGACGCTATGATTCCTATCGGTCGCGGACAGCGTGAGTTGATTATCGGCGATCGTCAGACGGGAAAGACTTCCATCGCTATTGATACGATTATCAACCAGCGTAGTAACTTTCTGGCAGGGGATCCTGTATATTGTATTTATGTAGCTGTGGGGCAGAAGGGGTCTACCGTTGCTTCTATCGTTAATATGCTTCGTGAGTACGGAGCACTGGACTACACGATTGTTGTGGCTGCTACGGCAGGTGATCCGGCCGCATTGCAGTACTACGCTCCATTTGCGGGTGCTGCCATCGGTGAGTATTTCCGTGATACCGGTCGTCATGCGTTGGTGGTCTATGACGACCTTTCCAAGCAGGCGGTAGCTTATCGGGAGGTTTCTTTGATTCTTCGCCGTCCGTCCGGTCGTGAGGCTTATCCGGGGGATATCTTCTATCTGCACTCCCGACTGTTGGAACGTGCTGCCAAGATTATCAGTCAGGAGGAAGTAGCACGCGAAATGAACGACCTTCCGGAAAGTCTGAAGGGGATTGTCAAAGGTGGTGGTTCGCTCACGGCATTGCCTATCATCGAAACTCAGGCTGGTGACGTATCGGCCTATATCCCGACGAATGTGATTTCTATCACCGACGGACAGATATTCCTCGAAACTGACTTGTTCAACCAAGGTACGCGTCCGGCTATTAATGTCGGTATCTCCGTATCCCGTGTAGGTGGTAACGCGCAGATTAAGGCTATGAAGAAAGTGGCGGGAACATTGAAGATAGACCAGGCTCAATATCGTGAATTGGAGGCTTTCTCCAAGTTTAGTAGTGATATGGACCCGATTACCGCACTGACCATTGATAAGGGACGTAAGAACAGCCGGCTGTTGATTCAGCCTCAATATAGCCCGATGCCCGTAGAGCAGCAGATTGCTATCCTCTACTGTGGTACACACGGACTTCTCCACGATATCCCCTTGGATAAGGTGCAGCACTTTGAACGCAGTTTCATCGAATCCCTGCAACTGAATCACCAGGAGGATGTATTGGATGTACTGAAAACGGGAGTGATTGACGATAAGGTGACTAGGGGTATCGAAGAGACTGCCGCTATGGTTGCTAAACAATGGATCTGA
- a CDS encoding F0F1 ATP synthase subunit delta, which translates to MEVGILSMRYAKAVIEYAQEKGMEDRLYQEFLALSHSFCEQPGLREALDNPVITTKEKLALVCTAADGDGKSTREFVRFITLVLRNSREGYLQFISLMYLDLYRKLKHIGTGKLITAVPVDKETESRIRSVAERILHARMELETVVDPSIEGGFIFDVNDYRLDASVATQLKRVKQQFIDKNRRIV; encoded by the coding sequence ATGGAAGTCGGAATACTCTCAATGCGTTATGCTAAAGCTGTTATTGAATACGCTCAGGAAAAAGGTATGGAGGATAGGTTGTATCAGGAATTTCTGGCCCTGTCTCACAGCTTTTGTGAACAGCCGGGTTTGCGCGAAGCACTTGATAATCCGGTCATCACGACTAAAGAAAAGTTGGCGTTAGTCTGCACGGCTGCTGATGGCGACGGAAAATCGACTAGAGAGTTTGTCCGTTTTATCACTTTAGTACTGCGCAACAGTCGTGAAGGCTATCTGCAATTTATCAGCCTGATGTATCTGGATCTTTACCGGAAACTGAAGCACATCGGAACAGGCAAGTTGATCACAGCCGTTCCTGTCGATAAGGAAACGGAAAGCCGGATTCGTTCCGTGGCAGAGCGTATCTTGCATGCTCGGATGGAACTGGAAACGGTGGTGGATCCCTCTATTGAAGGCGGATTTATCTTCGATGTCAATGACTATCGGCTGGATGCAAGCGTTGCCACGCAGTTGAAGCGAGTGAAACAACAATTTATTGATAAGAATAGGAGAATTGTATAA
- the atpF gene encoding F0F1 ATP synthase subunit B encodes MSLLLPDSGLLFWMFLSFGIVFVVLAKYGFPIIIKMVEERKAYIDQSLEVAREANARLSKLKEEGEALVAAANKEQGRILREAMEERDKLIHEARKQAEIAAQKELDAVKQQIQIEKDEAIRDIRRQVAVLSVDIAEKVLRKSLEDKEAQMEMIDRMLDEVLTPNKN; translated from the coding sequence ATGTCATTACTATTACCGGATAGTGGCCTGCTGTTCTGGATGTTTCTCTCATTCGGGATTGTGTTCGTGGTATTGGCGAAATACGGCTTCCCCATCATCATCAAGATGGTGGAGGAGCGTAAGGCCTATATCGATCAGTCTTTGGAGGTGGCGAGAGAAGCTAATGCCCGGTTGTCTAAACTGAAAGAAGAAGGCGAAGCATTGGTGGCAGCTGCCAACAAAGAACAAGGACGCATCTTGAGGGAAGCAATGGAAGAACGTGACAAGCTTATTCACGAGGCTCGTAAACAAGCCGAGATTGCCGCACAAAAAGAACTGGATGCGGTGAAACAACAAATCCAGATAGAGAAAGACGAAGCCATCCGCGATATCCGTCGTCAGGTAGCCGTACTATCTGTGGACATCGCCGAGAAAGTGCTCCGCAAGAGTCTTGAGGACAAGGAAGCACAGATGGAGATGATCGACCGTATGCTGGATGAAGTACTAACCCCGAATAAGAACTAA
- the atpE gene encoding ATP synthase F0 subunit C, with amino-acid sequence MLLSVLLQATATAVGVSKLGATIGAALVVLGAGLGIGKIGSSAMEAIARQPEASGDIRMSMIIAAALIEGVALLAVVVCLLVFFL; translated from the coding sequence ATGTTACTATCAGTATTGTTACAAGCCACTGCAACAGCAGTAGGAGTTAGTAAATTAGGTGCGACTATCGGTGCGGCTCTTGTAGTACTCGGAGCTGGTTTGGGTATTGGTAAGATCGGTAGTTCGGCAATGGAAGCAATCGCACGTCAGCCGGAAGCATCGGGAGACATCCGTATGAGCATGATTATCGCTGCTGCCTTGATTGAAGGTGTGGCACTGTTGGCGGTAGTAGTCTGTCTGTTGGTGTTCTTCCTCTAA
- the atpB gene encoding F0F1 ATP synthase subunit A encodes MKQLHNILTSLILFCLMETVGLPVLAQEQEGKAMSQQVEDEITSKEEQKNTVDVKEIVFGHIGDSYEWHITTWGNTHITIPLPVIVYSGTTGWHVFSSSRLEENGGMYEGLSIAPEGSKYEGKLVEYNAAGEQVRPWDISITKVTFALLFNSVLLLVIVLSVAHWYRKRPQGTKSPGGFIGFMEMFIMMVNDDIIKSCVGPNYRKFAPYLLTAFFFIFINNMMGLIPFFPGGANVTGNIAITMVLAVCTFVAVNIFGTKHYWKDIFWPDVPWWLKVPVPMMPLIEFFGIFTKPFALMIRLFANMLAGHMAMLVLTCLIFISASMGPALNGTLTVASVLFNIFMNALELLVAFIQAYVFTMLSAVFIGLAQEGAKVETKED; translated from the coding sequence ATGAAACAGTTGCATAACATACTAACTTCGTTGATTCTGTTCTGTCTCATGGAGACGGTCGGCTTGCCGGTTCTTGCACAAGAGCAGGAGGGGAAGGCGATGTCACAACAGGTGGAGGACGAAATTACTTCAAAGGAGGAGCAGAAGAACACGGTAGATGTGAAGGAAATTGTGTTTGGTCATATTGGAGACTCTTACGAATGGCATATTACAACATGGGGTAACACCCATATTACTATACCATTACCTGTTATTGTTTATAGTGGTACGACAGGGTGGCATGTGTTCTCTTCTTCCCGTCTTGAAGAGAATGGAGGTATGTATGAGGGACTGTCCATCGCTCCGGAAGGAAGCAAGTATGAAGGCAAACTGGTTGAGTACAATGCGGCAGGCGAACAGGTCCGTCCCTGGGATATTTCCATTACGAAAGTGACGTTTGCTCTGTTGTTCAACAGCGTGTTGTTGCTCGTCATTGTATTGAGTGTGGCACACTGGTACAGAAAACGTCCGCAAGGAACCAAATCACCGGGAGGATTTATCGGATTCATGGAGATGTTTATCATGATGGTGAATGATGACATTATCAAAAGTTGTGTAGGACCCAATTACCGCAAGTTTGCACCCTATCTGCTGACAGCGTTCTTTTTCATCTTTATCAATAATATGATGGGATTGATTCCATTCTTTCCCGGAGGTGCGAATGTGACGGGAAATATCGCTATCACTATGGTGCTTGCAGTCTGTACGTTCGTTGCAGTCAATATCTTCGGAACGAAACATTATTGGAAAGATATTTTCTGGCCCGATGTTCCTTGGTGGTTGAAAGTTCCTGTACCGATGATGCCGCTCATCGAGTTCTTCGGCATCTTCACGAAACCGTTTGCTTTGATGATCCGTCTTTTTGCCAATATGCTGGCGGGACACATGGCAATGCTGGTGCTTACTTGCCTGATATTTATCTCGGCGAGCATGGGACCTGCCTTGAACGGCACATTGACGGTGGCTTCCGTATTGTTCAACATCTTTATGAATGCGCTTGAGCTGTTGGTGGCTTTCATCCAAGCTTACGTGTTCACGATGTTGTCGGCAGTGTTTATCGGACTGGCACAGGAGGGGGCTAAAGTGGAAACAAAAGAAGATTGA
- the atpC gene encoding ATP synthase F1 subunit epsilon, whose protein sequence is MKELHLSIVSPEKSIFDGNVKIVTLPGMIGSFSILPGHAPIVSSLKAGTLRYTTMEGEEHTMDIQGGFVEMSDGTVSACIS, encoded by the coding sequence ATGAAAGAACTGCATTTGAGTATAGTATCGCCCGAAAAGAGCATATTCGACGGCAATGTGAAGATTGTCACATTGCCGGGAATGATCGGTTCGTTTTCTATTCTGCCGGGTCATGCGCCTATTGTCTCATCGTTGAAAGCAGGAACGTTGAGGTACACAACGATGGAGGGAGAAGAGCACACGATGGATATTCAGGGCGGTTTTGTCGAGATGAGTGACGGCACGGTTTCTGCCTGTATTTCCTGA